A window from Candidatus Nitrospira neomarina encodes these proteins:
- a CDS encoding Rieske (2Fe-2S) protein — protein MSELVCIAKIDEVEEGKGMVVEAGEKCLAVFKLDGAFHVIDNTCLHRGGPLGEGDVEGETVSCPWHGWEYNVKTGHCLTNPSSHVRSYPTVVEDGEVKVDLS, from the coding sequence ATGTCGGAGTTAGTGTGTATCGCGAAAATCGATGAAGTGGAAGAGGGAAAGGGAATGGTGGTGGAAGCCGGTGAGAAATGCTTGGCCGTCTTTAAACTGGATGGAGCCTTTCATGTTATCGATAATACCTGTCTCCATAGAGGCGGTCCTTTAGGTGAGGGAGATGTCGAAGGGGAAACGGTGTCCTGCCCCTGGCATGGGTGGGAGTACAATGTGAAAACCGGACATTGTCTGACGAATCCCTCCAGTCATGTGAGATCCTACCCGACCGTGGTTGAAGATGGAGAAGTGAAAGTCGATCTGTCCTAG
- a CDS encoding ABC transporter substrate-binding protein produces the protein MFVKRLLLFIPLTLIIFLVQSYFWVPTYEHQAAGNPDRLVTYIEASSGDAKILNPILNADSASSNIVSHVFEGLLDLDEDLKLRSRLATDWQITERAYVLVNPYHRFPDGTEVTGDRLFRKIHEAWKAGTIEGLQERVESIELLPSSQRLESISLLLPNAEGKPQLEDISVTIDVPERVALTLSEVDQDLFDRLKAVIGERYFEHFPYDELIHPQEPVPKELEEPLRAKFPDILPVGEHNPTILFHLRQGVQFHDGHVFDAGDVKFTYEAIMNPKNLSPRTPDFEPIKTVETVDPYTVKIIYKRLYSPAINAWTMGILPEHLLNEGALTREKQERGLSEEAQKTFGMRESRFNRHPIGSGRFQFVEWQGDEFIHLRRYEDYWERLAEYHEYYMRIIPELFTQEVEFRTGAVDFYAAQPHQVDRYKSDPTYQWFSSPTFAYTYIGYNNRKPLFTEPKIRAALGMAVNVDEIIQYLVYGEGQRTTGPYPKNTEWYDQSIQPLPYDPQGALAILESAGWKMNKDGWLEKDGKIFEFNLITNNGNPIRKNLMTIAQNAWKKIGVKVNTQVFEWAVFLGDFVNTGDFDAVVLGWSMGIDPDLYQIWHSSQAGPQQLNFVGFDNSQADELIVRIRQEYNRDRQKELTHQLHQLIHQEQPYTFLYAPLSTRVLDKKIVLVEKGPDGKEKYEKIYPTKSGDITFYFHKWRKLESTPKFSLDG, from the coding sequence ATGTTTGTCAAACGTCTTTTGCTGTTCATCCCGCTGACCCTGATTATTTTTCTGGTTCAATCCTATTTTTGGGTCCCAACCTATGAGCACCAGGCCGCCGGTAATCCGGATCGCTTAGTGACATACATTGAGGCTTCCAGTGGGGATGCCAAGATTCTCAATCCCATCCTTAATGCAGATTCAGCTAGCTCCAATATTGTGAGCCACGTGTTTGAGGGGCTGCTGGATTTAGATGAAGACTTGAAGCTTCGAAGCCGGTTGGCCACCGATTGGCAGATCACCGAACGGGCCTATGTGCTGGTCAACCCGTATCACCGTTTTCCGGATGGAACGGAAGTAACAGGGGATAGGCTCTTTCGGAAGATTCATGAGGCTTGGAAGGCTGGAACCATTGAGGGGTTGCAAGAGAGGGTGGAATCCATTGAATTATTACCTTCCAGCCAACGATTGGAATCCATCTCACTCCTGCTGCCCAATGCGGAAGGCAAGCCTCAGCTCGAAGACATATCCGTGACCATTGACGTACCGGAGCGAGTGGCGTTGACGCTCTCGGAGGTGGACCAGGATTTATTCGACCGCTTAAAGGCGGTTATCGGTGAGCGGTACTTTGAGCACTTCCCTTATGACGAACTGATTCATCCTCAAGAACCGGTTCCTAAAGAATTGGAAGAACCCCTCCGTGCGAAATTCCCGGATATCCTTCCCGTTGGCGAGCATAATCCCACCATTCTGTTCCATCTTCGTCAGGGGGTGCAATTCCATGATGGGCATGTGTTCGATGCCGGAGATGTCAAGTTTACCTATGAAGCCATCATGAATCCCAAAAATTTGTCTCCACGGACTCCGGACTTCGAGCCAATTAAAACGGTAGAGACCGTGGATCCTTATACGGTCAAAATTATTTACAAACGGCTCTACTCCCCGGCCATCAATGCGTGGACAATGGGGATCCTTCCCGAGCATCTTCTCAATGAGGGGGCTTTAACCCGGGAGAAGCAGGAGCGTGGATTGTCGGAGGAGGCTCAAAAGACATTCGGGATGCGAGAGAGCCGCTTTAATCGGCATCCGATCGGCAGCGGGCGTTTTCAGTTTGTCGAATGGCAGGGAGATGAATTTATTCATCTTCGACGGTATGAGGACTATTGGGAACGCTTGGCTGAATACCATGAATATTATATGCGTATCATTCCCGAACTGTTTACGCAGGAGGTAGAGTTTCGCACAGGCGCGGTCGATTTCTATGCCGCTCAGCCCCATCAGGTTGACCGGTATAAAAGTGATCCGACCTACCAGTGGTTTAGCAGTCCGACGTTCGCATACACCTACATCGGGTACAATAATCGAAAACCGCTCTTTACGGAGCCGAAGATTAGAGCGGCGCTGGGGATGGCGGTGAATGTTGATGAAATTATTCAGTATCTCGTGTATGGAGAGGGCCAACGGACCACCGGCCCCTATCCCAAAAACACAGAATGGTATGATCAATCCATTCAACCCTTACCCTACGACCCTCAAGGTGCCCTCGCCATCCTGGAAAGTGCCGGATGGAAAATGAACAAGGACGGTTGGCTCGAAAAAGATGGGAAAATTTTTGAATTTAATCTCATCACCAACAACGGAAATCCCATCAGAAAAAATCTCATGACCATCGCGCAGAACGCCTGGAAAAAAATCGGCGTCAAAGTCAACACTCAGGTATTTGAATGGGCGGTGTTTCTGGGTGATTTTGTGAATACCGGTGACTTTGATGCGGTCGTGTTGGGATGGAGTATGGGCATTGATCCCGATCTCTATCAGATCTGGCATTCCAGCCAGGCCGGCCCCCAGCAGCTGAATTTTGTGGGATTCGACAATTCCCAGGCGGACGAACTGATTGTGCGGATCCGCCAGGAATACAATCGTGATCGCCAGAAAGAATTGACGCACCAACTCCATCAGTTGATTCATCAGGAGCAACCCTATACGTTCCTGTATGCGCCGCTCAGTACACGAGTCCTGGACAAAAAAATCGTGCTGGTGGAAAAGGGGCCGGACGGGAAAGAAAAGTATGAAAAAATCTATCCCACCAAAAGTGGCGACATTACGTTTTATTTCCATAAATGGCGGAAGCTCGAATCCACGCCGAAATTTTCACTTGATGGGTAA
- a CDS encoding ABC transporter permease: MWNFIVRNVAQRLVLLIIVSFLAHSFIHLAPGEPSEVDPMNPRMKPEDIAKIRAAFHLDDPLYVQYAYWIRDLFTGELKSFKDSQPVLPKIWDRFLNSLPLFIMGTILVWTWAFPTGIYGAVHRGKGYDRITIFLSYALISVPGFFLSFLAILWVVGWLGVPVISIKTFGMEHAQPVYQMMDRVWHLVIPSIMTAIGGIAILSRYVRSQMLEVLGQDYVRTARAKGLEEDTVIYGHALGNALLPFVTMFGLLLPGLIGASVIFEQIFAWPGLGRLGYEAILSRDFPIIMTLNFIAAVLTLLGTLLSDILYAVVDPRIRLH, from the coding sequence ATGTGGAATTTTATTGTCCGTAATGTAGCGCAACGGCTGGTGCTGCTGATCATTGTGTCCTTTCTGGCGCACTCGTTTATTCATCTGGCGCCAGGGGAGCCCAGCGAGGTGGATCCCATGAATCCCCGGATGAAACCGGAAGATATCGCCAAGATTCGGGCCGCCTTTCATCTGGACGATCCGCTGTATGTGCAATATGCCTATTGGATTCGCGACCTGTTCACCGGGGAATTGAAATCGTTCAAGGACAGTCAGCCCGTCCTTCCGAAAATCTGGGACCGGTTTTTAAATTCACTGCCCTTATTTATTATGGGTACCATTTTGGTGTGGACGTGGGCCTTTCCTACCGGGATTTATGGGGCGGTCCATCGAGGAAAGGGGTATGACCGGATAACCATATTTTTGTCCTATGCCCTCATTTCAGTTCCAGGGTTTTTCCTGTCGTTTTTAGCCATCTTATGGGTGGTGGGGTGGCTGGGAGTTCCGGTTATCAGTATTAAAACCTTCGGAATGGAACATGCTCAGCCTGTCTATCAGATGATGGACCGCGTCTGGCATTTAGTCATCCCGTCCATCATGACCGCGATTGGCGGCATAGCCATCTTATCCCGTTATGTCAGGTCCCAAATGCTGGAAGTGTTGGGTCAGGACTATGTCCGGACCGCCCGGGCGAAAGGGCTTGAGGAAGATACCGTGATTTATGGCCATGCGTTGGGGAATGCTCTGTTGCCCTTTGTGACCATGTTCGGCCTTCTGCTCCCGGGATTGATCGGCGCGTCCGTCATCTTTGAACAGATATTCGCCTGGCCGGGCTTAGGGCGTTTAGGGTATGAAGCGATCCTTTCACGGGACTTTCCAATTATTATGACACTGAATTTTATCGCCGCAGTGTTGACCCTCTTGGGCACCTTACTTTCGGATATTTTATATGCGGTCGTGGATCCGAGGATCCGTTTGCATTAG
- a CDS encoding ABC transporter permease, with translation MNQSKAGVPLSVGQVNLDTEGLPPPETPWEEFLRIFKKDYQAVFGFWVLVFLLITALAGKVFTEWWILFDPEVVRLTDKFLPPFSQPSPDSLPQDQPFLGFYLMGTDELGRDVFARMFQGSFVSLSIGFVAVAIMLGIGILLGGLSGFYGHVKLWFITVDTLIMRFTDAMLCFPVFFLILTAVALFPPSIYNIMIIIGLFSWMGTARFVRAELLAIREQDYVTAAKALGIPEGRIIFRHMVPNALAPVFVSATIGVASAILAESGLSFLGFGVPPPDATWGNILSDGKGFVFDAPWLFFIPGMAIFIVVLAFNLVGEGLREALNPKLRSR, from the coding sequence ATGAATCAATCGAAGGCGGGAGTTCCACTCAGCGTAGGGCAGGTCAATCTGGACACGGAAGGCCTGCCTCCGCCGGAGACGCCGTGGGAAGAATTCCTTCGGATTTTTAAAAAAGACTACCAGGCCGTGTTTGGATTCTGGGTGCTGGTGTTTTTATTAATCACGGCCTTGGCCGGTAAAGTCTTCACGGAATGGTGGATCTTGTTTGACCCGGAAGTGGTTCGGCTCACGGACAAATTTCTTCCTCCCTTTTCTCAGCCCTCTCCCGACAGTCTTCCACAGGATCAGCCGTTTCTGGGATTCTATCTTATGGGGACCGACGAATTGGGACGGGATGTGTTCGCCAGAATGTTTCAAGGCTCTTTTGTGTCGTTATCCATTGGATTTGTGGCAGTCGCCATTATGCTGGGTATTGGTATCTTATTAGGAGGGCTCTCTGGTTTTTACGGGCACGTGAAATTATGGTTTATCACAGTGGATACCCTGATCATGCGATTTACGGATGCGATGCTGTGTTTTCCAGTATTTTTTCTCATTTTGACAGCCGTTGCCCTTTTCCCTCCAAGTATTTATAACATCATGATCATCATCGGATTGTTCAGCTGGATGGGAACCGCCCGTTTTGTCCGGGCTGAATTATTGGCCATTCGAGAGCAGGATTATGTGACAGCTGCCAAAGCCCTGGGCATACCAGAAGGGCGGATTATTTTTCGTCATATGGTGCCGAATGCTCTGGCACCCGTGTTTGTCTCCGCCACCATCGGCGTCGCTTCCGCTATCTTAGCCGAATCGGGGTTGAGTTTTTTGGGTTTCGGCGTGCCTCCTCCTGACGCCACCTGGGGCAATATCCTTTCGGATGGCAAAGGATTCGTATTTGATGCGCCCTGGTTATTTTTTATTCCCGGGATGGCGATCTTCATTGTGGTGCTGGCCTTTAATCTTGTGGGAGAAGGCTTGCGTGAAGCATTAAACCCGAAACTGCGAAGCCGGTAG
- a CDS encoding ABC transporter ATP-binding protein: protein MESRVHPLLQVSNLRTSFFTDKGEIKAVDDVSFSIRGGQTLALVGESGCGKSVAALSIMRLISSPGRVIGGTIHFKGQNLLELPEKEMRKIRGKSIGMVFQEPMTSLNPVMSVGNQIGEVLKIHTTLSDREIRKEVIGLLEKVRISAPERRIDQYPHEMSGGMKQRVMIAMALACNPDLLIADEPTTALDVTIQAQILDLLAALQKDMGMAILLITHNLGVVAQFSKDVIVMYASKIAERAPVKELFRNPSHPYTSALLNSLPRPGERQVRLEAIPGTVPSPLQYPPGCHFSSRCPEVMEHCPIQHPPTIQVGESHETVCWLYDDHKASGKKLRPRESQSGES from the coding sequence ATGGAATCTCGCGTCCACCCACTCTTACAGGTATCCAACCTCCGTACCTCATTCTTTACCGACAAAGGAGAAATCAAAGCCGTCGATGATGTGAGCTTTTCCATTCGAGGCGGGCAGACGCTGGCCTTAGTGGGAGAGTCCGGTTGTGGAAAATCCGTGGCGGCACTATCGATTATGCGACTCATCTCTTCTCCGGGGCGTGTGATTGGTGGCACGATTCATTTCAAAGGTCAAAACCTGTTGGAACTGCCTGAAAAGGAAATGCGGAAAATTCGGGGGAAATCCATCGGGATGGTCTTTCAGGAACCGATGACCTCGCTCAACCCGGTGATGTCGGTCGGTAATCAAATCGGCGAGGTGTTAAAAATCCACACGACACTCTCGGATCGTGAAATCCGGAAAGAAGTCATCGGATTGTTGGAAAAGGTTCGCATTTCAGCTCCTGAGCGCCGTATCGATCAATATCCCCATGAAATGTCAGGCGGGATGAAACAACGTGTCATGATTGCCATGGCCCTGGCATGTAATCCCGACCTGTTGATTGCGGACGAACCCACGACGGCTCTGGATGTGACCATCCAGGCACAAATCCTCGACCTGTTGGCTGCGCTCCAGAAGGATATGGGTATGGCCATTCTCCTGATTACGCATAATTTGGGGGTCGTGGCCCAGTTTTCCAAGGATGTCATCGTCATGTACGCGAGTAAAATCGCCGAACGGGCGCCGGTTAAAGAATTATTTCGCAATCCCAGTCATCCGTATACCAGCGCGCTTTTAAATTCACTGCCCCGGCCGGGAGAACGGCAGGTTCGATTGGAAGCGATTCCCGGAACCGTTCCTTCTCCCTTACAGTATCCACCCGGTTGCCATTTTTCTTCACGGTGTCCGGAAGTGATGGAGCATTGTCCCATTCAACATCCTCCGACCATTCAGGTAGGAGAATCCCATGAAACTGTGTGCTGGTTATATGACGATCACAAGGCATCAGGCAAAAAACTGAGGCCTCGTGAGAGTCAGTCAGGAGAATCGTAA
- a CDS encoding ABC transporter ATP-binding protein, whose translation MNDSTTPLVDVRGLKKYFPVRSGLFSKVTAWVKAVDDVSFHLGHGETLGLVGESGCGKTTVGRSILRLMEPTAGSVTFEGKNVLALSSKELRQTRRRMQVIFQDPYSSLNPRMTIGSIVSEPLKIHKIAKGKELQDQVDQLFKRVGLRPEHQSRYPHEFSGGQRQRVGIARALALNPKFIVCDEAVSALDVSIQAQILNLLRDLQQEFHLSYLFITHDLNVVQYLADRIAVMYLGKLAEVASAKDLFNDPKHPYTQALLSANPVPDPTAPSKRIIIPGDVPSPLNPPSGCRFHTRCPHVMDVCKTVEPHLTQIGPPEKGQQVWCHLYP comes from the coding sequence ATGAATGACTCCACCACACCATTAGTCGATGTCCGGGGATTAAAAAAATATTTTCCCGTTCGAAGCGGTCTGTTCTCAAAGGTTACGGCCTGGGTGAAAGCCGTCGACGATGTGTCGTTCCACCTTGGTCATGGAGAAACCCTGGGGTTGGTAGGGGAGTCCGGCTGCGGGAAAACCACTGTGGGCCGGTCCATTCTCAGATTGATGGAACCCACAGCAGGATCCGTAACGTTCGAAGGTAAGAATGTCCTGGCCTTATCATCGAAAGAGTTGCGGCAGACACGTCGTCGAATGCAGGTTATTTTCCAGGATCCTTATAGCAGCCTCAATCCCCGCATGACCATCGGGTCCATCGTCTCAGAGCCGTTGAAGATTCACAAGATTGCCAAAGGGAAAGAATTGCAGGACCAGGTTGATCAATTATTCAAGCGGGTGGGTTTGCGGCCGGAGCATCAATCACGATATCCACATGAATTTTCGGGTGGTCAGCGCCAGCGAGTGGGCATTGCCCGTGCCTTGGCCCTCAATCCGAAGTTTATTGTGTGTGATGAAGCCGTATCTGCGTTGGATGTGTCCATCCAAGCGCAAATTCTGAATCTCCTGCGCGATCTGCAGCAGGAGTTTCATCTGTCCTATCTTTTTATCACACACGATTTGAACGTCGTGCAATATCTTGCCGACCGCATCGCGGTCATGTACCTGGGGAAACTGGCTGAAGTGGCTTCGGCCAAGGATTTATTCAACGATCCAAAACATCCGTATACTCAGGCCCTGCTCTCCGCCAATCCGGTTCCCGACCCGACGGCCCCGTCCAAGCGAATCATCATTCCCGGCGATGTTCCCTCGCCGCTCAATCCGCCCAGCGGATGCCGGTTTCATACACGTTGCCCGCACGTCATGGACGTTTGCAAGACGGTGGAACCCCACCTGACCCAGATCGGCCCTCCCGAAAAAGGCCAACAAGTCTGGTGCCATCTGTATCCTTAA
- a CDS encoding alpha-keto acid decarboxylase family protein: MNNSYTIGTLLLDRLYKLGLHHIFGIPGDYVLTLFKLIEESPIRHIGTTREDCAGFAADAYARIHGIGGACVTYCVGGLNMVNAVACAYAERSPVVLISGSPGLNERVNNPFLHHMVRDFSTQRDVFEKITVASVVLDDPHTAEREIDRALKALMQFKRPIYLEIPRDLVMTPVQVASTTPPTVTTCQSDQAALKEAVAEVRGILSGSERPVILAGAEIHRFGLQDQLTELVEHMNVPIATTLLGKSVLREDHPLNIGVYGGLVGREEILEFVENADCLLTLGTLLTDVEDVKAHATLLAAGRTVHATADSIAIKHHKYDDVRFEDFIQALVASPLPSFPARALPPRDSVRFDPPGPEAAVTLRNVFGYLDGLLNEKTVVIADVGESLFAAADLRVRKSAEFLSPAYYTSMGFSVPAALGAGFADPGLRPLVLVGDGAFQMTGTELSTCIRYGQAPIVVVLNNRGYGTEREILEGPFNDIHEWQYEKICDVLGGGVGHRVGTFGQLVQALSIAVDDQKQVHVLNVLLDSRDRSTAMKRVAQRLAKRMTGKKL; this comes from the coding sequence TTGAATAACTCTTACACTATTGGCACGCTTCTGCTGGACCGTCTGTACAAGCTGGGTCTGCATCATATTTTCGGCATTCCCGGCGATTATGTGCTGACACTTTTTAAGCTCATTGAAGAATCGCCTATCCGGCATATTGGAACGACGCGGGAAGATTGTGCGGGCTTTGCAGCGGATGCCTATGCACGTATACATGGGATTGGCGGCGCATGTGTGACCTATTGCGTCGGTGGTTTGAATATGGTCAATGCCGTTGCCTGTGCGTATGCCGAGCGGTCGCCGGTGGTGTTGATCTCCGGCTCACCCGGGTTGAATGAACGAGTCAATAATCCCTTCCTGCATCACATGGTCCGTGATTTCTCGACCCAGCGTGATGTCTTTGAAAAGATTACCGTGGCTTCCGTCGTGTTGGATGACCCCCATACTGCCGAACGGGAGATTGACCGGGCCTTGAAGGCGTTAATGCAATTCAAGCGACCCATCTATTTGGAGATTCCACGAGACCTCGTGATGACTCCCGTGCAGGTGGCCTCAACAACACCACCGACAGTCACGACCTGCCAGAGTGATCAAGCGGCGCTCAAAGAAGCCGTTGCAGAAGTTCGCGGCATTCTGTCCGGTTCCGAACGTCCGGTTATTCTGGCCGGCGCTGAAATCCATCGATTCGGCCTTCAGGACCAATTGACTGAACTGGTCGAACATATGAATGTGCCTATCGCCACCACCTTGCTGGGAAAGTCCGTCCTTCGCGAAGACCATCCATTGAATATCGGGGTGTATGGTGGACTGGTGGGGCGGGAAGAAATTCTCGAGTTCGTGGAAAATGCCGACTGTTTGCTGACCTTAGGAACACTGCTCACCGATGTTGAGGACGTCAAAGCGCATGCCACGCTTCTGGCGGCAGGCCGGACCGTTCATGCGACGGCGGACTCCATTGCTATCAAGCATCATAAATATGATGATGTCCGTTTTGAAGATTTTATCCAAGCCCTGGTGGCCTCCCCCTTGCCGTCATTTCCTGCACGAGCGCTCCCGCCACGCGATAGCGTTCGTTTTGATCCACCTGGTCCGGAAGCGGCAGTGACCCTTCGCAATGTGTTCGGATATTTGGATGGGCTGTTAAATGAAAAGACGGTGGTGATTGCCGATGTCGGGGAGTCGCTGTTTGCCGCTGCGGATCTGCGTGTACGAAAAAGTGCGGAGTTCCTGTCTCCGGCCTATTACACCTCCATGGGTTTTAGTGTTCCGGCCGCTCTCGGTGCGGGGTTTGCTGATCCCGGACTGAGGCCACTTGTGTTAGTAGGTGACGGCGCATTTCAAATGACCGGTACCGAATTGTCCACCTGCATTCGCTACGGGCAGGCCCCCATTGTGGTGGTGCTGAATAACCGCGGCTATGGGACGGAACGGGAAATTCTCGAAGGTCCGTTCAATGACATCCATGAATGGCAGTACGAGAAGATTTGTGATGTGTTGGGCGGAGGCGTGGGGCATCGAGTGGGCACCTTCGGGCAGTTAGTCCAAGCGTTGAGTATTGCCGTTGATGACCAGAAGCAGGTCCATGTGCTGAATGTCCTGCTTGATTCTCGTGACCGATCCACCGCCATGAAACGCGTTGCCCAGCGATTGGCGAAACGGATGACGGGAAAAAAGCTTTGA
- the amrB gene encoding AmmeMemoRadiSam system protein B: protein MSTETVEKDSKNYPLLRNLQYSPLKQGEEQYIVLWDPSGLSSEKLVLPLNFFYLFQFFDGEHSLEQVGAEYLKKYGEFMMPDRLTKLVSDLDEKLFLEGDRLKQVQAQAFEAYRKLDSRPMAFAGQQYESDPAKLRVQIDGFYSSKEGPEKGKAECAGQTIKGLVAPNFELKDAGPIYAWGYQELREGQVPDVLVLIGTCHAGLEGGIAFTDKDFDTPFGTVPVNRAIIDLIRKETGETFFVEDIAHLREHSLELQLPFLKHALGEGREISIVPILVDFPPETLTGGEYQQLFHRIDQFLTITKRAIQASGQQVCVIGSANLAHIGIRYGDKTPPTDFSFHRCMQIDLEMLKKVEEADPEGFAEFILKEGNQRRILGFGVIFSLMKLLKRDGEDFKGQVLRYDRGITDQFNSTVTYASIVFV from the coding sequence ATGAGTACCGAGACCGTCGAAAAAGATTCCAAAAACTACCCGCTTTTGCGGAATTTGCAATATTCCCCGCTGAAGCAGGGGGAAGAGCAATACATTGTGTTGTGGGACCCTTCCGGCCTGTCTTCTGAAAAGCTGGTATTGCCTCTGAATTTTTTCTATCTGTTTCAATTTTTTGATGGAGAACATTCCCTGGAACAGGTTGGTGCCGAGTATCTCAAGAAGTATGGCGAATTTATGATGCCGGATCGCCTTACAAAATTGGTGAGCGATCTGGACGAAAAATTGTTTTTGGAAGGGGACCGACTGAAGCAGGTGCAAGCGCAAGCCTTTGAGGCCTATAGAAAGCTTGACTCAAGGCCGATGGCGTTCGCAGGGCAGCAATATGAATCCGATCCGGCCAAATTACGAGTGCAAATCGATGGGTTTTATTCCTCCAAAGAAGGTCCGGAAAAAGGGAAAGCGGAATGTGCCGGTCAGACGATTAAAGGTCTTGTCGCCCCGAATTTTGAATTAAAAGATGCCGGGCCTATTTACGCCTGGGGTTATCAAGAGTTACGGGAAGGCCAGGTCCCGGATGTGTTGGTGTTGATCGGCACCTGCCATGCCGGTCTCGAAGGGGGAATTGCCTTTACGGATAAAGATTTTGACACGCCGTTTGGGACCGTGCCGGTTAACCGTGCGATTATCGACTTAATCCGCAAAGAAACCGGTGAAACTTTTTTTGTGGAGGATATTGCCCATCTTCGAGAGCATAGTCTGGAATTGCAACTGCCATTTCTTAAGCATGCGCTGGGTGAAGGGCGGGAGATTTCCATTGTACCGATTCTCGTGGATTTTCCTCCTGAGACATTGACGGGTGGGGAGTATCAACAGCTCTTTCACCGCATTGATCAATTTCTCACGATTACTAAACGTGCGATCCAGGCCAGCGGGCAGCAGGTCTGTGTCATTGGCAGCGCCAATTTGGCGCATATCGGGATTCGCTATGGAGATAAAACTCCTCCCACTGATTTTTCATTTCACCGATGTATGCAAATTGATTTGGAAATGTTGAAGAAGGTGGAAGAAGCGGACCCGGAAGGGTTCGCAGAATTTATCTTGAAGGAGGGGAATCAGCGGCGCATTCTAGGATTTGGGGTTATTTTTTCCCTGATGAAACTGCTCAAGCGCGACGGGGAGGATTTCAAGGGGCAGGTGCTACGCTATGATCGGGGTATTACCGACCAGTTTAATTCGACGGTGACGTACGCCAGTATCGTGTTTGTCTAA
- a CDS encoding SPFH domain-containing protein: protein MTRNMSRVLGIVGVFSIVLSSIGCVAIEAGHEGVLVEQPFFFGHGGVDPVPTTTGRVSVSPSTKVINVDIRPIQYSEHFDIISAENAPVSFDAFLIANVVQGRSPELISKYGPNWYQNNVKEAFRTFVREEVQKYPLFQLTTDPTTRAKLQDAIAQEVKTKLIEEQDLPVRLNRVVVGSILPPKGVVEQTTQTIIQEQRKITMVEFQKAEEAREKAEMQRGIADRAYRESLGLTAPEFVDLRRIEVQKEIVQHAPTALTVIMGLERVGINIPPLAGQ, encoded by the coding sequence ATGACCCGCAACATGAGTCGTGTTTTGGGGATCGTCGGAGTCTTTTCGATAGTACTTTCGAGCATTGGATGTGTCGCGATCGAAGCAGGGCATGAAGGGGTGTTAGTCGAGCAACCATTTTTCTTCGGCCATGGTGGCGTGGATCCTGTACCAACCACAACCGGCCGAGTGTCCGTTTCACCATCAACGAAAGTCATCAATGTCGACATCCGTCCGATTCAATACTCGGAACATTTCGATATCATTTCGGCCGAAAATGCCCCCGTGTCTTTTGATGCATTTCTAATCGCCAATGTCGTCCAAGGCCGTTCGCCGGAATTGATTTCAAAGTATGGGCCCAACTGGTATCAGAACAACGTTAAAGAAGCCTTCCGGACCTTCGTACGAGAAGAAGTGCAAAAATACCCGCTCTTTCAGTTGACAACCGACCCGACCACAAGAGCCAAGTTACAGGATGCTATTGCACAGGAGGTCAAAACAAAGCTAATTGAAGAGCAGGACCTCCCTGTGCGGTTAAATCGTGTTGTCGTCGGGAGCATCCTTCCTCCCAAAGGCGTGGTCGAGCAGACGACACAGACCATCATCCAGGAACAACGCAAGATTACCATGGTAGAATTCCAAAAGGCGGAGGAAGCGCGTGAGAAAGCTGAAATGCAGCGGGGGATCGCCGACCGGGCCTATCGGGAATCACTTGGACTCACAGCCCCAGAGTTTGTCGACCTGCGGCGCATCGAAGTGCAGAAGGAAATAGTCCAACATGCCCCGACAGCATTGACGGTTATCATGGGACTCGAGCGCGTAGGCATCAACATACCGCCGCTCGCTGGCCAGTGA
- a CDS encoding peptidylprolyl isomerase, producing MTTPPHLQFKKKNPKAIISTKFGDIEIRFFTDDAPRHVESFLNLVRLKFYDDTTFHRVVPKFLIQGGDPLSKHPDRELHGTGGPGFSLPSEPSDRPHRRGTVAMAKVPRNPDATRDVSDSGSQFYIIVEDTSSLDRMYTVFGRVVKGMEVVDQIAALPCDSRDNPLEPVKMKVRSEE from the coding sequence GTGACCACACCACCTCACTTACAATTCAAAAAGAAAAATCCCAAGGCCATTATCTCCACGAAATTCGGGGATATAGAAATCCGCTTTTTTACGGACGACGCGCCCCGACATGTGGAAAGCTTCCTCAATCTCGTCAGGCTGAAATTTTATGATGACACGACATTTCACCGGGTCGTGCCGAAATTTCTGATCCAAGGTGGCGACCCATTAAGCAAACATCCTGACCGGGAACTCCATGGCACCGGGGGACCGGGGTTTAGCCTCCCTTCCGAACCGAGTGATCGACCTCACCGTCGCGGGACGGTTGCCATGGCCAAAGTTCCACGAAACCCGGATGCCACCCGTGATGTCTCCGATAGCGGATCGCAGTTCTATATCATCGTGGAGGACACCAGCAGTCTTGATCGCATGTATACGGTGTTCGGCAGAGTGGTGAAAGGTATGGAGGTGGTGGATCAGATCGCCGCCTTGCCATGCGACAGCCGGGACAATCCGCTTGAGCCAGTGAAGATGAAGGTACGCTCCGAAGAGTAG